The following proteins are co-located in the Camarhynchus parvulus chromosome 17, STF_HiC, whole genome shotgun sequence genome:
- the ZER1 gene encoding protein zer-1 homolog, with amino-acid sequence MASDSPESLMTLCTDYCLRNLEGTLCYLLDNETLRLHPDIFLPSEICDKLVNEYVELVKTDSIFEPHESFFTLFSDPRSTRLARIHLREHIVQDQDLEAIRKQDLIELYLTNCEKLTAKSLQTLVSFSHTLISLSLFGCSNIFYEEENPGGCEDDCLVNPTRQVLVKDFTFEGFSRLRILNLGRLIEGVNVETLLRPLASLAALDLSGIQLNDVAFLTQWKDSLVSLVLYNMDLSEEHIQVIAQLRKLRHLDISRDHLSSYYKFKLTRRVLNLFVENLVNLTSLDISGHTMLENCTIPSMEEKMGQTSIEPAKSSIAPFRGLKRPLQFLGLFETSLCRLTHIPAYKVSGDKNEEQVLNAIEAYTEHRPEITSRAINLLFDIARIERCSQLLRALQLVITALKCHKDDKNIQVTGSAALFYLTNSEYRMEQSVKLRRQVIQVVLNGMESYQEVTVQRNCCLTLCNFSIPEELEFQYRRVNELLLNILNQSRQDESIQRIAVHLCNALVCQVDNDHKEAVGKMGFVMTMLKLIQKKLADKTCDQVMEFSWSALWNITDETPDNCEMFLNYSGMKLFLECLKEFPEKQELHRNMLGLLGNVAEVKELRPQLMTSQFISVFSNLLESKADGIEVSYNACGVLSHIMFDGLEAWAISEPHREEVVKRMWAAIQSWDINSRRNINYRSFEPILRLLPQGISPVSQHWATWALYNLVSVYPDKYCPLLIKEGGIPLLKDMIKMASARQETKEMARKVIEHCSNFKEENMDTSR; translated from the exons GTACGTGGAGCTGGTGAAGACAGACAGCATCTTTGAACCCCATGAAAGCTTCTTCACCCTCTTCTCAGACCCAAGGAGCACCAGGCTAGCTCGGATCCACCTGCGGGAGCACATTGTGCAGGACCAGGACCTGGAGGCCATCAGGAAGCAG GATCTGATTGAGCTCTACCTGACTAACTGTGAGAAGCTGACAGCCAAGAGCCTGCAAACCTTGGTGAGCTTCAGCCACACACTGATCTCCCTGAGCCTCTTTGGCTGCAGCAATATCTTCTATGAGGAAGAGAACCCCGGGGGCTGTGAGGATGACTGCCTGGTGAACCCCACTCGCCAGGTCTTGGTCAAGGACTTCACTTTTGAGGGCTTCAGCCGCCTGCGCATCCTGAACCTGGGCCGGCTGATCGAGGGGGTGAACGTGGAGACGCTGCTGCGGCCCCTGGCCTCCCTCGCAGCTCTCGACCTTTCTGGGATCCAGCTCAATGATGTGGCATTCCTGACCCAGTGGAAGGACAGTCTGGTTTCCTTAGTGCTTTACAACATGGACCTTTCAGAGGAGCACATCCAAGTGATTGCACAGCTTCGCAAGCTCAG GCACCTGGATATCTCCCGAGACCATCTGTCCAGTTACTACAAGTTCAAGCTGACCCGGCGGGTTCTAAACTTGTTTGTGGAGAACCTGGTGAACCTCACTTCACTCGACATCTCAGGGCACACCATGCTGGAGAACTGCACTATCCCCAGCATGGAGGAGAAGATGGGCCAGACAAG CATTGAGccagcaaagagcagcattGCTCCCTTCCGGGGTCTGAAACGACCGCTGCAGTTCTTGGGCCTCTTTGAAACATCCCTCTGCCGCCTGACCCATATCCCAGCCTACAAG GTGAGTGGAGACAAGAACGAAGAGCAAGTCCTGAATGCCATCGAGGCTTACACCGAGCACCGGCCGGAAATCACCTCCCGGGCCATCAACCTGCTTTTCGACATTGCCCGCATCGAGCgctgcagccagctgctgaGAGCCCTCCAG CTGGTGATCACAGCCCTCAAGTGCCACAAGGATGACAAAAACATCCAGGTGACGGGCAGCGCCGCACTGTTCTACCTGACCAACTCCGAGTACCGCATGGAGCAGAGCGTGAAGCTGCGGCGCCAGGTCATCCAGGTGGTGCTCAATGGCATGGAGTCCTACCAGGAGGTCACA GTGCAGCGGAACTGCTGCCTGACACTGTGTAACTTCAGCATTCCCGAGGAGCTGGAGTTCCAGTACCGCCGAGTGAACGAGCTGCTGCTCAACATTCTCAACCAGAGCCGGCAGGACGAGTCCATCCAGCGCATCGCTGTGCACCTCTGCAACGCCCTGGTCTGCCAGGTGGACAACGACCACAAAGAAGCTGTGGGCAAGATGGGGTTTGTCATG ACAATGCTAAAGTTGATTCAGAAGAAGTTGGCTGATAAAACA TGTGATCAGGTGATGGAGTTCTCCTGGAGTGCCCTCTGGAACATCACTGATGAGACCCCAGATAACTGTGAGATGTTCCTTAACTACAGTGGCATGAAACTGTTCTTGGAGTGCTTGAAA GAGTTCCCAGAGAAACAGGAGCTGCACCGTAACATGTTGGGCCTCCTGGGCAACGTGGCAGAAGTGAAGGAGCTCCGCCCACAGCTCATGACCTCCCAGTTCATCAGTGTGTTCAG CAACCTGCTGGAGAGCAAAGCTGATGGGATTGAGGTATCATATAATGCCTGTGGAGTGCTCTCCCATATCATGTTTGATGGTTTAGAGGCCTGGGCGATCAGTGAGCCTCACAGAGAAGAGGTTGTGAAGAGAATGTGGGCAGCCATCCAGAGCTGGGATATCAACTCCAGGAGAAATATCAATTACAG GTCATTTGAACCAATCCTTCGACTTCTTCCACAAGGGATCTCCCCAGTCAGCCAGCActgggccacctgggcactcTATAACCTGGTCTCTGTCTACC ctgacaAGTACTGCCCACTGCTGATCAAAGAAGGTGGGATTCCTCTCCTGAAGGACATGATTAAAATGGCCTCAGCACGACAAGAGACCAAGGAAATGGCCCG GAAAGTTATAGAGCACTGCAGTAACTTTAAGGAGGAGAACATGGACACGTCCAGATAG